In Equus caballus isolate H_3958 breed thoroughbred chromosome 7, TB-T2T, whole genome shotgun sequence, one DNA window encodes the following:
- the OR51K5 gene encoding olfactory receptor 51J1-like, producing the protein MKHSNSSLEFLPTMFILVGIPDLEAEHIWISIPFCLMYIIIFLGNGTILHVIRTDAALHQPMYLFLAMLALAEVGVSASTLPTVLGIFLFGTNEISFDACLLQMFSIHSFSIMESAVLLAMSVDRFVAIYSPLRYTAILTLPRILGTGVIIGLKSIMLMAPLPMLLRRLPFCGHNALSHSYCLHPNLIHLPCEDISINNIYGLFIVTSTFGLDSLLIVISYGCILHTVLHIATGQGRKKALNTCGSHICAVLTYYVPMIGLSLVHRFGHHVSPLLHAMMASAYLFFSPLVNPIVYSIKTKEIRHGIARILSEKRTRV; encoded by the coding sequence ATGAAGCACTCTAATAGCTCTTTGGAATTCTTACCTACAATGTTCATTCTGGTTGGCATCCCAGACCTGGAGGCAGAGCACATCTGGATATCCATCCCTTTCTGTTTGATGTACATTATCATCTTCCTTGGGAATGGCACCATTCTTCATGTCATCAGAACAGATGCTGCCCTACACCAGCCCATGTACCTCTTTCTTGCCATGTTGGCACTGGCTGAGGTTGGTGTCTCTGCATCCACTCTGCCTACAGTGCTAGGCATCTTTCTTTTTGGCACCAATGAAATTAGTTTTGATGCATGCCTTCTTCAGATGTTCTCTATCCATTCTTTCTCCATTATGGAATCAGCAGTGTTGCTGGCCATGTCTGTGGACCGATTTGTGGCCATCTACAGCCCACTGCGCTATACAGCCATCCTAACCTTGCCCCGTATCCTTGGCACAGGAGTTATCATTGGATTGAAAAGCATTATGCTCATGGCCCCATTGCCCATGCTCCTAAGGCGCCTGCCCTTCTGTGGCCATAATGCCCTCTCCCATTCTTATTGCCTCCATCCCAACCTTATCCATCTACCTTGTGAGGACATTTCTATCAACAATATCTATGGACTTTTCATTGTTACCTCCACTTTTGGGCTGGATTCCCTACTCATTGTGATATCCTATGGGTGCATTCTCCACACTGTATTGCATATCGCCACTGGGCAGGGGCGAAAGAAGGCGCTCAACACATGTGGCTCACATATCTGTGCTGTGCTCACTTACTACGTGCCTATGATTGGCTTATCTCTGGTGCACCGCTTTGGACACCATGTGTCCCCTTTGTTGCATGCTATGATGGCCAGTGCATACCTTTTCTTTTCACCTCTTGTCAACCCTATTGTCTACAGCATTAAGACCAAGGAGATCCGTCATGGCATTGCCCGAATACTGTCAGAGAAAAGAACCAGAGTTTAG